Proteins encoded by one window of Nitrincola iocasae:
- a CDS encoding DeoR/GlpR family DNA-binding transcription regulator, with protein sequence MAPTTRQQQILSMLENQSVAGISELSGQLNVSDETIRRALKGLSERGIVEKFHGGVRLSRPSAEPPFEKRLNEASEVKARIAARAAQFICEGATVLLDNSSTACYLARELVHRERMSILTISLEVARIFAAANSRHRVIIPGGELRAEDQTLTGLQTIEYLKRFTPTYFVTSVVAGTSKGCQDFDLFEAEFKQAMIPLAAQTIVLMDSSKFSKTGLIHVCDWAEVDVLVSDKVPDEVMVQFEHGHVLLAEDACREYQDR encoded by the coding sequence ATGGCACCTACAACACGACAGCAACAGATACTTTCAATGTTGGAAAATCAGAGTGTAGCTGGGATCAGTGAGTTGTCCGGGCAATTGAATGTCTCTGACGAAACCATACGGCGTGCGCTTAAAGGATTGTCGGAAAGAGGCATTGTGGAAAAATTTCACGGCGGGGTGCGTTTGTCTCGTCCCTCAGCAGAGCCACCGTTCGAGAAGCGTCTGAACGAAGCCTCTGAGGTAAAGGCCCGTATCGCGGCACGTGCAGCACAGTTTATCTGTGAGGGGGCAACCGTTCTGCTTGATAACAGCTCAACGGCCTGTTATCTGGCTCGCGAACTGGTGCATCGGGAGCGCATGTCAATTCTGACGATCTCCCTTGAAGTGGCGCGCATCTTTGCTGCCGCCAACAGCCGTCATCGGGTCATTATACCAGGTGGTGAGTTAAGGGCAGAAGATCAGACCCTGACCGGGCTACAAACGATCGAATACCTAAAGCGTTTCACGCCAACCTACTTTGTGACCTCTGTAGTAGCCGGAACATCAAAGGGATGTCAGGACTTCGATCTATTCGAAGCTGAGTTCAAGCAGGCAATGATCCCGCTGGCGGCTCAAACCATTGTGCTGATGGACTCAAGCAAGTTCAGTAAGACCGGATTGATTCATGTCTGTGATTGGGCTGAAGTAGATGTATTGGTGTCGGATAAGGTACCCGATGAGGTCATGGTACAGTTCGAACATGGGCACGTTTTACTGGCTGAGGATGCATGTAGGGAGTACCAGGACAGATAG
- a CDS encoding ABC transporter ATP-binding protein yields MATVTLQNVFKSYGDRDAVQDLSLTVENKEFMVLVGPSGCGKSTTLRMVAGLEEISAGQLFIDGVNVTHAAPQQRDIAMVFQSYALYPHMTAYRNLAFGLMKTTKLSKAEIDHRIREAAEILHITELLERRPKELSGGERQRVAIGRALVRKPKVLLFDEPLSNLDAKLRSRMRGELKRLHRELGLTVIYVTHDQIEAMTLGTRVAMMSKGALQQIGAPMEIYMRPANTFVATFIGSPEMALIPCQVTDRTVLSHPAFSSPLVTGHADLPERSVFGVRAEEVRITLEGGMARGRVERTELLGAEALVELVLGSDRLTVRTSVADAPKPGAEVGVDFDLARARLFHGETGQAIIMNGWAG; encoded by the coding sequence ATGGCAACCGTTACATTGCAAAATGTCTTCAAGTCCTACGGTGATCGTGACGCTGTGCAAGACTTGTCCCTGACCGTCGAAAATAAAGAGTTCATGGTACTGGTCGGCCCCTCTGGCTGTGGTAAGTCGACCACCTTGAGAATGGTAGCCGGCCTGGAAGAGATCAGCGCCGGCCAGCTTTTTATCGATGGTGTTAACGTTACCCATGCTGCACCGCAGCAGCGAGATATCGCAATGGTGTTTCAATCTTACGCGTTATATCCTCATATGACCGCCTATCGTAATCTGGCGTTTGGATTGATGAAAACCACCAAACTATCGAAAGCCGAGATTGATCATCGTATCCGTGAGGCCGCCGAAATTTTGCATATCACTGAGCTATTGGAACGTCGCCCTAAAGAGCTATCTGGTGGTGAGCGTCAGCGTGTGGCTATTGGCCGTGCGTTGGTGCGCAAACCCAAAGTGCTGCTGTTCGATGAACCACTTTCCAACCTGGATGCCAAGTTGCGCAGTCGCATGCGAGGTGAACTTAAACGCTTGCATCGTGAGCTTGGCCTGACTGTGATTTACGTAACCCACGACCAGATTGAGGCGATGACGCTGGGCACACGAGTGGCAATGATGTCAAAAGGGGCGCTGCAGCAAATCGGTGCGCCGATGGAGATATACATGCGTCCTGCCAATACCTTTGTCGCAACTTTTATCGGCTCGCCAGAGATGGCCCTGATACCCTGTCAGGTTACAGACAGAACAGTCTTGTCTCATCCCGCATTTAGTAGCCCACTGGTAACAGGCCATGCTGACCTGCCAGAAAGGTCGGTGTTTGGTGTGCGGGCCGAAGAGGTGCGTATAACACTTGAAGGTGGCATGGCTCGAGGACGGGTCGAGCGTACCGAACTGCTCGGTGCTGAAGCTCTGGTTGAACTGGTATTAGGAAGTGATCGGTTAACCGTACGTACTTCTGTGGCGGATGCACCTAAGCCGGGTGCTGAAGTTGGAGTTGATTTTGACCTGGCACGTGCCAGACTGTTCCATGGTGAAACGGGGCAGGCAATTATCATGAATGGTTGGGCTGGATAA
- a CDS encoding carbohydrate ABC transporter permease has translation MMSTTAVEIVPAENTQRRLQLKRWLQTRWQHIVLAPLALLWLSPMIWIVLTSLKTKAEVFDPNASMIPKVLNFANYPATLDVAPFGTYLINSLLVTGSILISQLVTITLAAYAFARLEFPFKRVLFTLFLLQIMFPIYAIFLTNFVTLHELGLINTLPAMIVPFVASGYGTFMLRQSFRQVPSELADAARLDGCGHFGTLWHVYLPLVQPTLIAFGIISVVTHWNDYMWPLLVTNSDSVRTLPIGLGLLAKSDSGADWTRLMAGTTLVVSPLLLAFIVFQRRFIDSFMHTGVK, from the coding sequence ATGATGAGTACTACTGCTGTTGAAATTGTGCCAGCCGAGAACACTCAGCGCAGGCTACAGTTAAAACGCTGGCTACAGACTCGTTGGCAACATATCGTGCTGGCGCCACTGGCACTGCTTTGGCTGAGTCCTATGATCTGGATCGTGCTGACGTCCTTGAAAACCAAGGCTGAAGTATTTGATCCAAATGCATCGATGATTCCCAAGGTGCTGAATTTTGCTAATTATCCAGCCACTTTGGATGTGGCACCTTTTGGCACCTACCTGATCAATTCGTTGCTGGTCACTGGCTCTATCTTGATCAGCCAGTTGGTAACTATCACTCTGGCGGCCTATGCATTTGCCCGACTTGAATTTCCATTCAAACGGGTGCTGTTTACGCTGTTTCTGTTGCAGATTATGTTCCCTATCTATGCAATTTTTCTGACTAACTTTGTCACCCTGCATGAGTTAGGCCTAATCAATACACTCCCTGCGATGATTGTTCCGTTTGTTGCCTCTGGTTATGGCACCTTTATGCTGCGCCAGTCGTTTCGGCAGGTGCCTTCAGAGTTGGCAGATGCCGCACGACTTGATGGCTGTGGTCATTTCGGAACCCTCTGGCATGTCTATCTGCCATTGGTTCAGCCCACTCTGATCGCATTTGGGATTATTTCGGTCGTTACGCATTGGAACGATTACATGTGGCCTCTACTGGTTACTAACTCTGATAGCGTACGTACGCTGCCGATTGGACTGGGCTTGCTGGCAAAATCTGATAGTGGCGCAGACTGGACCCGGCTGATGGCTGGCACCACTTTAGTTGTTTCACCCTTGCTGCTGGCATTCATTGTTTTCCAGCGGCGCTTCATTGACAGTTTCATGCATACCGGCGTCAAGTGA
- a CDS encoding carbohydrate ABC transporter permease: MSHSYRLARRKEMLLAYALLLPSLAFLAVFTYWPIVRSIWFSLHDVMLGDPKVFWMGAENYLRLLDDGLFWKALANTAFYTLTTIPLSIIAALLLAVALDSKLRGLAIYRSAFFYPVMIPSVAAGMVWVFLYAPGYGPINEGLDLLGLPKLDWLYDSQWALPAIVFMSIWKYSGYFMLILLAALKLVPSDLYEAARLDGVGPINRLLHITIPLISPTLYFVIIIGLLHSYQIFDYVYVMTQGGPADSTNVLTYYIYQNGFQYQDIGYASTIANTLLLFVLGLIGIVALTLGRRVHYLGER, from the coding sequence ATGTCCCATAGTTACAGACTTGCGCGGCGCAAGGAAATGCTTTTGGCCTATGCACTACTGCTGCCGTCGCTGGCTTTCCTGGCTGTGTTTACTTATTGGCCCATTGTTCGGTCCATCTGGTTCAGTCTGCACGATGTTATGCTAGGTGATCCTAAGGTTTTCTGGATGGGGGCTGAGAACTATCTGCGCCTGCTGGATGATGGTCTGTTCTGGAAAGCCCTGGCCAATACAGCCTTTTATACGCTGACGACCATTCCCTTGTCGATCATCGCGGCTCTGCTACTAGCCGTCGCGCTGGACAGCAAATTACGTGGGCTAGCGATCTATCGCTCGGCATTTTTTTACCCTGTGATGATTCCCTCGGTAGCCGCCGGTATGGTTTGGGTGTTTTTGTACGCTCCTGGTTATGGTCCGATCAACGAAGGCCTTGACCTGCTTGGGCTGCCGAAACTGGACTGGCTGTATGACAGTCAGTGGGCACTGCCAGCGATCGTATTTATGAGTATCTGGAAATACTCGGGCTACTTCATGTTGATCCTGTTGGCGGCTTTGAAGCTCGTGCCGTCTGATCTATATGAAGCGGCAAGGCTTGATGGTGTTGGACCAATAAACCGTTTGCTGCATATTACTATTCCACTTATTTCGCCGACGCTTTATTTCGTCATAATCATCGGTCTGCTGCATAGCTATCAGATATTTGATTACGTTTATGTAATGACACAGGGTGGACCCGCTGATTCTACAAATGTTTTGACCTACTACATCTATCAGAATGGCTTCCAATACCAAGACATCGGCTATGCCTCGACCATCGCCAATACGTTGCTGCTGTTTGTTCTCGGCCTGATTGGCATCGTTGCGCTTACGCTGGGTCGACGTGTTCATTACCTTGGAGAACGATGA
- a CDS encoding ABC transporter substrate-binding protein, which translates to MTDSKFTLTRRKFLAASAAIPVIGFAPGLISSARASGQVNLQFMYPVGVSGDINNIVSGMVAEFNAQHPNINVEPIYAGSYDNTEQKVITSLGIDEPPSMWLPINSALQTFLGLDALEDITDRAKADDIYDDFLPGFLNTCISEDRLYGLPFQPSTPVLYYNKDAFMAAGISKAPDTWDELFQVAQALTIRDGSELKRWGLVIGGGWHDWMFECYCRQNGLVPWQKDRVLFDQPEAVEALEFWNTMVKAGVMAPASTWQGSANDFMAGQTAMLYHSTGSLTNLRTSAPFEVGVAFMPKNKAYGAAQGGGPIMIAKNQSDEKKEASWTFARWMTNTENQAKWSRATGYLAVRKSSWESAEMQRYLTEVPQAKVALDQAAYAGAFLQVPGYHRVRENLKSALDRTLAGEIEPAQALLEANDNSNREIQRLLRRQRS; encoded by the coding sequence ATGACGGATTCAAAGTTTACTCTGACTCGACGTAAGTTCTTGGCCGCAAGTGCTGCCATTCCGGTGATAGGGTTTGCACCGGGACTCATCAGCTCCGCCCGTGCCTCTGGGCAGGTCAATTTGCAGTTTATGTATCCGGTTGGTGTATCGGGTGATATCAACAATATAGTTTCTGGCATGGTTGCCGAGTTCAATGCTCAACACCCTAATATTAATGTTGAGCCCATTTATGCCGGTAGCTATGACAATACTGAGCAAAAAGTGATTACCAGCCTGGGGATTGACGAACCCCCTTCCATGTGGCTGCCTATCAACTCAGCACTACAAACCTTTCTTGGGCTTGATGCCTTGGAAGATATTACGGACCGCGCCAAGGCCGATGATATCTATGATGACTTCCTGCCGGGCTTCCTCAACACCTGCATTTCTGAAGATCGCCTGTACGGACTGCCGTTCCAGCCGTCAACGCCGGTTTTGTACTACAACAAGGATGCCTTCATGGCCGCCGGTATCAGTAAAGCACCTGATACCTGGGATGAATTGTTTCAGGTGGCACAGGCTCTGACCATTCGTGATGGCAGCGAACTCAAACGCTGGGGACTAGTGATCGGCGGAGGCTGGCATGACTGGATGTTTGAATGTTACTGCCGTCAAAATGGACTTGTACCCTGGCAGAAAGACAGGGTGCTGTTTGACCAGCCAGAAGCGGTTGAAGCGCTGGAGTTCTGGAATACGATGGTCAAAGCCGGGGTGATGGCACCCGCGTCTACTTGGCAGGGGTCTGCCAATGACTTCATGGCTGGGCAGACCGCCATGCTGTATCACTCAACCGGTTCTTTGACCAATCTGCGCACTTCGGCGCCATTTGAAGTCGGTGTGGCGTTTATGCCGAAGAACAAGGCCTATGGAGCGGCTCAGGGTGGCGGTCCGATCATGATTGCCAAGAATCAGTCGGATGAGAAAAAAGAGGCCAGCTGGACCTTTGCCCGTTGGATGACCAATACTGAGAATCAGGCTAAGTGGAGTCGTGCAACGGGTTATCTGGCGGTACGAAAATCCTCCTGGGAATCGGCCGAAATGCAGCGCTATTTGACCGAGGTACCTCAGGCTAAAGTCGCACTGGATCAGGCGGCCTATGCTGGAGCCTTCCTGCAGGTGCCCGGTTATCATCGTGTGCGCGAAAACCTCAAAAGTGCACTTGACCGTACGCTGGCGGGTGAGATCGAGCCCGCTCAGGCATTGCTGGAAGCGAATGACAACTCAAACCGTGAGATTCAGCGTCTGTTGCGTCGTCAGCGCAGCTAA
- a CDS encoding phosphodiesterase, with protein MLIAQISDTHYLTDGTTLANQFNTAAAFTQLIKAIAQQPMQPDLILFSGDVGERATPEEYRTVGNALRALGIPVRIVPGNHDAREVMQAELPDMTGIESNHLCLFDDGFDIAIIGLDTSKEGQPSGHLCPERLDWLEHKLARVKDRPVVIFMHHPPITTGLDAMDRMGLVEGKDQLSELVRQHGKVEAILCGHMHRSIFGRFAGVPVQVAPSASHQIAFDLREKEPYRFSHEPAQYLMHLWSERDGLISHTVSVNTDYHPL; from the coding sequence ATGCTAATTGCCCAGATCAGCGACACGCATTACCTGACCGATGGCACCACTCTTGCGAATCAATTCAATACCGCGGCCGCCTTTACACAACTGATTAAAGCCATAGCACAACAACCAATGCAGCCTGATCTGATTTTGTTCAGTGGTGACGTGGGTGAACGAGCCACTCCTGAAGAATATCGTACGGTGGGTAATGCGTTGCGAGCTCTAGGAATTCCGGTACGAATTGTCCCCGGTAATCATGATGCCCGCGAGGTGATGCAGGCCGAGTTACCTGATATGACAGGTATCGAATCAAACCATTTGTGCTTGTTCGATGATGGCTTTGACATTGCGATTATTGGTCTGGATACCAGCAAGGAAGGTCAACCGTCAGGACATCTTTGTCCGGAGCGACTTGACTGGCTTGAGCATAAGTTGGCGCGGGTTAAAGATCGGCCTGTGGTGATTTTCATGCATCACCCGCCGATTACCACAGGCCTTGATGCAATGGATCGTATGGGGCTAGTTGAAGGAAAAGACCAGCTCTCTGAACTAGTCAGACAGCATGGCAAGGTAGAGGCGATTTTGTGCGGTCATATGCATCGCTCAATTTTCGGACGCTTTGCCGGGGTACCTGTTCAGGTTGCACCATCAGCTTCACACCAAATCGCTTTTGATTTGCGTGAAAAAGAACCCTACCGTTTCAGCCATGAACCAGCGCAATACCTGATGCACCTGTGGAGTGAACGTGATGGACTTATTAGCCATACAGTGTCGGTAAACACCGATTATCATCCACTGTAA
- a CDS encoding inorganic diphosphatase, producing MRKILMLTGVACFTIFSSATQAEALGGLAFSETTPYAAAMAPSDDFTLVGTEDLMAMGAINEDGSVRAVIEIPTGTSAKWEMSKEDPNAVYWEYKKGKPRVVNYLGYPGNYGAIPGTALPKELGGDGDPLDVIVLGQAVPRGEVIDVRVIGVLKMLDDGEQDDKLIAVMTQDSPFAHIESIEQLDAEFAGVSQIVDLWFANYKGPDGGMQGLGFEDADSARAVLDAAAANFEAMR from the coding sequence ATGCGAAAGATTTTAATGTTAACTGGCGTTGCCTGTTTTACGATTTTTTCCTCTGCTACTCAAGCCGAAGCGCTTGGCGGTTTGGCCTTCTCCGAAACCACACCCTATGCCGCGGCCATGGCCCCTTCGGACGATTTTACCCTCGTCGGCACTGAGGATCTGATGGCTATGGGCGCTATCAATGAGGATGGCAGCGTGCGAGCAGTTATCGAAATACCGACAGGCACATCAGCCAAATGGGAAATGAGTAAAGAAGATCCTAACGCTGTCTACTGGGAATACAAAAAGGGTAAACCACGCGTTGTAAATTATCTGGGCTACCCAGGCAACTACGGTGCGATTCCGGGTACAGCTCTACCCAAAGAATTAGGTGGTGATGGCGACCCACTCGATGTCATTGTGTTGGGACAAGCAGTTCCACGTGGCGAAGTTATTGATGTGCGGGTGATTGGTGTTCTGAAAATGCTGGATGACGGCGAGCAGGATGACAAACTCATCGCGGTAATGACACAGGACTCTCCTTTTGCTCATATTGAAAGCATAGAGCAGTTGGATGCCGAGTTCGCTGGTGTAAGCCAGATTGTTGATCTTTGGTTCGCTAACTACAAAGGCCCAGATGGTGGCATGCAAGGACTTGGCTTTGAAGATGCAGATTCAGCTCGCGCGGTGCTGGATGCCGCGGCTGCAAACTTCGAAGCAATGCGTTGA
- a CDS encoding SirB2 family protein, with product MLEHYSLLKHLHITAAYASLAFFILRAIWSIREDKLLKSSWVKITPHLLDTLLLTLGVTLAVLMSLWPLPNWLSAKLVGLVIYILLGTVAIKRGSTPRVRLIAAFLAVLVFIYMLGAAHHHHPGSWLNW from the coding sequence ATGCTTGAACACTATTCTCTACTGAAACATCTGCATATCACCGCCGCTTATGCCAGCCTGGCATTCTTTATTTTGCGCGCCATCTGGTCGATTCGTGAAGACAAACTGCTGAAATCATCCTGGGTTAAGATCACACCTCACCTTCTCGATACCCTGCTGCTGACACTGGGTGTCACTCTGGCTGTTTTAATGAGTCTATGGCCCCTGCCAAACTGGTTGAGCGCAAAACTAGTGGGATTGGTCATTTATATTCTATTGGGCACCGTGGCGATCAAGCGTGGCTCCACGCCCAGAGTCCGGCTGATAGCGGCCTTTCTCGCCGTGCTGGTGTTCATTTATATGCTAGGTGCCGCTCATCACCACCATCCCGGGTCTTGGCTCAATTGGTAA
- a CDS encoding lmo0937 family membrane protein, translated as MLETLAIILVVLWLLGFVSSYTLGGFIHILLVIAVVVILIRVIRGRRL; from the coding sequence ATGCTTGAGACCCTTGCGATCATCCTAGTTGTTCTCTGGCTACTGGGTTTTGTCAGCTCTTATACCCTTGGCGGTTTCATACATATCCTTTTGGTTATTGCTGTGGTGGTAATACTGATTCGTGTCATTCGAGGTCGGCGTTTGTAA
- a CDS encoding sensor histidine kinase, whose protein sequence is MKSISLQKQLILRLLLLVTCLWLLGLFLAGVQLKRELNKTFDSALQETAERILPLALVEIFNREEAKLLQQLPALSAHEERLTYQVRDADGEVLLQSHTARQKSFTTPLRNGFDSQDGYRIYTVSAIQSTYFIQVAEPLAKRRDAVLNTLLIMAMPLLLLLPLCLLMAVFLVRQVIRPVRQYGTQLAQRGAGDLTPVAHGNLPHELEPMRQAVNQLMRRLQSALEAERHFTANAAHELRTPLATMMAQTQRLEKTLNDEASRLKAGQLVTTLNHLVNLSDKLLQLAKADSSGLLTDTPQDLSLLLSLIADEYQRSGVQDLQLQLPQQAVKACIDADAFSILVKNLIENAIKHGEANSRITVQLSVKGELRVVNACEPLNAEQLKRLHERFFRASVTTPGSGLGLAIVDALVKGMGGQIQLLSPASDSDKGFEAVVQLPIQS, encoded by the coding sequence ATGAAATCGATCAGCCTGCAAAAGCAACTTATTTTACGTCTGCTGCTACTGGTGACCTGCTTATGGTTGTTAGGGCTATTCCTGGCCGGTGTCCAATTAAAGAGAGAACTGAATAAAACCTTCGATAGTGCCTTGCAGGAAACCGCCGAGCGCATTTTGCCCCTGGCATTGGTGGAAATTTTTAACCGGGAAGAGGCAAAATTGCTGCAGCAGTTACCGGCACTGAGCGCTCATGAAGAGCGCCTGACCTATCAAGTGCGCGATGCAGACGGTGAAGTGTTATTGCAGTCGCATACGGCCCGGCAAAAGTCTTTCACTACCCCGCTGAGGAATGGTTTTGACAGTCAGGACGGCTATCGAATTTATACTGTGTCAGCTATACAAAGTACCTACTTCATACAAGTGGCTGAGCCACTTGCCAAGCGTCGTGATGCTGTGCTGAACACCTTACTGATTATGGCTATGCCCTTGTTATTGTTATTACCTCTGTGTCTGCTGATGGCCGTTTTTCTGGTACGGCAGGTGATCAGGCCTGTCAGGCAATATGGTACGCAATTAGCCCAGCGAGGCGCCGGCGACCTGACCCCGGTTGCGCATGGCAATTTGCCCCATGAGCTGGAGCCCATGAGACAAGCCGTTAATCAGTTGATGCGGCGCTTACAAAGCGCTCTGGAGGCTGAGCGTCATTTTACCGCCAATGCAGCACATGAATTGCGCACGCCGCTGGCGACAATGATGGCCCAGACTCAACGCCTGGAAAAAACACTGAACGATGAAGCTTCGCGGTTAAAAGCGGGTCAGTTAGTCACGACACTCAATCATCTGGTAAACCTGTCAGACAAACTGTTACAACTTGCCAAAGCCGACAGCAGCGGGCTGTTGACCGATACCCCTCAGGATTTAAGCTTACTGTTGTCTCTGATTGCCGACGAGTATCAACGGTCAGGGGTGCAAGACCTGCAACTGCAGCTTCCTCAGCAAGCGGTAAAAGCGTGTATCGATGCCGATGCCTTCTCAATTTTGGTCAAAAATCTGATTGAAAATGCCATAAAACATGGGGAAGCGAATAGCAGGATCACTGTGCAGTTGAGCGTGAAGGGTGAACTACGGGTTGTGAATGCCTGTGAGCCCTTAAATGCAGAGCAGTTGAAGCGTCTGCATGAGCGTTTTTTTCGTGCCAGTGTGACTACGCCCGGTTCAGGCTTAGGGCTAGCCATAGTAGATGCCTTGGTAAAAGGGATGGGCGGACAAATACAGCTATTGTCGCCAGCGAGTGATTCTGACAAGGGCTTTGAAGCAGTCGTTCAGCTGCCTATTCAGTCATAA
- a CDS encoding response regulator, translating to MRILLVEDTQGLGEAIRDQLQDEGYAVDWVMCIEAAASCLRSTDYDLLLLDLMLPDGSGLSFLQQLRKTSSFLPVIIMTAKDQIADRINGLNAGADDYLVKPFNLDEMMARVAAVARRYSGNPNPNIVLGDLQVNLADKTVYHSERSVELTSREWAIFETFLQHPGQLLTRSRLEDALYAFGAEIESNTIEVYISRLRKKLGKGHIETVRGMGYRMPRG from the coding sequence ATGCGAATACTTCTGGTAGAAGACACACAAGGTCTTGGCGAAGCGATCCGTGATCAACTACAGGATGAGGGCTATGCCGTTGACTGGGTGATGTGTATAGAGGCGGCTGCAAGTTGTTTGCGCAGCACGGACTATGATCTGTTACTACTGGACTTGATGTTACCTGACGGTTCCGGGCTGAGTTTTCTGCAGCAATTAAGAAAAACGAGCAGCTTCCTGCCAGTAATCATTATGACAGCCAAGGATCAGATAGCTGACCGTATCAACGGACTCAATGCTGGTGCCGATGATTACTTGGTAAAACCCTTTAATCTTGATGAAATGATGGCGCGCGTGGCAGCAGTAGCACGGCGTTATAGCGGTAACCCCAATCCGAATATCGTGTTGGGCGACTTGCAGGTCAATTTGGCAGATAAAACTGTTTATCATTCAGAACGGTCTGTTGAGTTAACCTCGCGGGAATGGGCCATCTTCGAAACCTTTTTGCAGCACCCCGGACAACTCTTAACCCGCTCACGCCTGGAAGATGCCCTGTATGCCTTTGGTGCTGAAATTGAAAGTAATACCATTGAGGTGTATATCAGCCGTTTACGCAAAAAATTAGGTAAAGGGCACATCGAAACCGTGCGTGGCATGGGCTACAGGATGCCCAGGGGATGA
- a CDS encoding PepSY domain-containing protein, which yields MKKVLRPLLIATLLTSGAAFASDDCYDPVDTWQPEENLQQNLESNGWQVDRIKIDDGCYEVKGVDTLGNRFEAIYSPASLEIRELEIKFNEQGSAEDYLDRSAVTR from the coding sequence ATGAAAAAAGTATTACGTCCCTTGCTTATCGCCACTTTACTTACAAGTGGAGCAGCATTCGCCAGTGATGATTGCTATGACCCAGTTGATACCTGGCAACCAGAAGAAAACCTGCAACAGAATTTAGAGAGTAACGGCTGGCAAGTTGATCGTATCAAGATCGATGATGGCTGCTATGAGGTTAAGGGTGTTGACACGCTAGGCAACCGATTCGAAGCAATATACTCACCCGCATCCCTGGAAATACGGGAACTGGAGATAAAATTCAACGAACAGGGTTCAGCCGAAGATTACCTGGATAGAAGTGCAGTCACTCGTTAA
- a CDS encoding ferredoxin reductase family protein, protein MSNLRLPLSLLTLLILQLSVWQWGLSYEHLLTLSGFLAINFMSFTMLLAMRPRWLESPLGGLDKMYHLHKWTGILGTIFAIGHWLIEMADDPIQHLFGRERGLKEAHFSGFLDSLQEMAEDLGEPGLYLLLALVTITLIRWVPYRFWRYLHRIMPLIYLALAAHALLLAPLHWWQQPTGWLMAVFILGGIVAALQSLTGQIGKSRRWQGLVRAVQQVSHNTTEVVCEMGKNWPGHRAGQFALVTFDRTEGAHPFTLASTDQNNGLLSFQIKALGDYTRTLPHRLHSGSKVTVEGPYGCFNPEKGRAKAQQIWIAGGIGITPFLAALESRLVYTDKTYPAVTLHYAIHLATDDPNVARLQTLVEQLPEITLQFHQSQQGQRLTADQLQLHHAKVDIWFCGPQGLATALREGLKDMSISLRFHQERFEFR, encoded by the coding sequence ATGTCAAATCTACGTTTGCCCCTGAGCCTGTTAACACTACTGATTTTACAGTTAAGTGTCTGGCAATGGGGGCTCAGCTATGAGCATTTACTCACACTAAGCGGCTTCCTTGCCATCAATTTCATGTCCTTCACCATGCTACTGGCAATGCGCCCAAGATGGCTGGAGTCACCTTTGGGCGGCCTGGATAAGATGTATCACCTGCATAAATGGACTGGTATTCTCGGTACCATTTTTGCGATAGGGCACTGGCTAATCGAAATGGCAGATGATCCCATCCAGCATTTATTTGGGAGGGAGCGGGGCTTAAAAGAAGCCCACTTTTCAGGCTTTCTTGACAGTCTACAGGAGATGGCCGAAGATCTGGGAGAGCCTGGGCTTTATCTGTTGCTGGCGTTAGTTACCATTACCCTGATTCGCTGGGTACCCTACCGCTTCTGGCGTTACCTGCATCGAATCATGCCATTGATTTACCTGGCACTGGCCGCCCATGCACTGTTGCTGGCTCCACTGCACTGGTGGCAACAGCCTACGGGGTGGCTGATGGCTGTATTCATACTCGGGGGTATAGTGGCGGCCTTGCAATCACTGACAGGGCAGATCGGCAAGAGCCGCCGCTGGCAGGGTCTGGTTCGCGCCGTTCAGCAAGTATCCCACAACACTACTGAAGTGGTCTGTGAGATGGGAAAAAACTGGCCAGGTCACCGAGCAGGACAATTCGCACTCGTGACGTTCGACCGGACTGAAGGTGCACACCCTTTCACCCTGGCCTCTACAGATCAGAACAATGGTCTACTCAGCTTTCAAATCAAGGCATTAGGTGATTATACCCGCACGCTGCCGCACCGGCTGCACAGTGGTAGCAAGGTTACCGTTGAAGGCCCATATGGCTGTTTTAATCCGGAGAAAGGCAGAGCCAAAGCGCAGCAAATCTGGATAGCAGGCGGCATTGGCATTACCCCATTCCTGGCGGCATTGGAAAGTCGACTGGTCTATACTGACAAAACCTACCCGGCCGTGACCTTACATTATGCTATTCATCTCGCAACCGATGACCCCAATGTGGCGCGCTTGCAAACCTTAGTGGAACAGCTGCCAGAAATAACCTTACAGTTTCACCAAAGCCAACAGGGCCAACGACTGACGGCAGATCAATTACAGCTCCATCACGCTAAGGTCGATATCTGGTTCTGTGGTCCTCAAGGATTGGCAACAGCTCTACGTGAAGGTCTGAAAGACATGTCTATTTCATTACGTTTTCATCAGGAACGCTTCGAATTCAGGTAA